One region of Maylandia zebra isolate NMK-2024a linkage group LG10, Mzebra_GT3a, whole genome shotgun sequence genomic DNA includes:
- the LOC101472121 gene encoding olfactory receptor 1C1-like, with amino-acid sequence MDFLNSAAEKNTTFVQPANFIISGFVGIPNIRYYFVFLCFIYIFSVVGNTAVMLIIIFDHTLRSPKYIAVFNLAFTDLLSNSALVPKVLDISLFNHHYISYHNCLTFMFFCFTLISMQAFNLVVLSFDRIMAIMYPLHYQMRASHKIILSLIAFFWLLAIALTGTAVGLLTRLYFCESVVINSYYCDHGPIYRLSCNDVTPNKTISAWSRAFVLWLPLIFILGSYCCIGYSLSRISTCKERVKALKTCTGHLSLVAIYFIPILVVYSFGSTMHPNARIVNLSLASVTPPMLNPIIYVFQTAEIKKSLKKLLKAKIQISHRVL; translated from the coding sequence ATGGATTTTTTAAACTCAGCTGCTGAGAAAAACACCACTTTTGTGCAACCAGCAAATTTTATAATAAGTGGATTTGTTGGCATACCTAATATTAGGTATTactttgtctttctgtgtttcatttacattttttcagtgGTGGGAAACACAGCTGTGATGCTTATAATCATTTTTGACCATACATTAAGAAGTCCTAAATATATTGCAGTTTTTAATCTTGCATTTACAGACCTGTTAAGTAACTCTGCTTTGGTGCCAAAGGTTCTTGACATTTCTCTGTTTAACCATCATTATATTTCTTACCACAACTGCTTGACattcatgtttttctgcttcacttTAATTTCAATGCAAGCTTTTAATCTGGTCGTTCTGTCCTTTGACAGAATCATGGCTATCATGTACCCGTTGCACTATCAAATGAGAGCGAGCCACAAAATCATTCTGTCTTTGATTGCTTTTTTCTGGCTTCTTGCTATTGCTCTAACAGGAACTGCAGTTGGCCTTCTCACAAGACTATATTTTTGTGAATCTGTGGTTATTAATAGCTATTATTGTGACCATGGCCCTATATATCGGCTTAGCTGCAATGATGTTACCCCTAACAAAACAATTTCTGCTTGGTCAAGAGCTTTTGTTCTATGGCTTCCTCTGATATTTATCCTGGGAAGTTACTGCTGTATAGGTTATTCTTTGTCAAGAATTTCTACATGTAAGGAAAGAGTGAAGGCTTTGAAAACCTGTACAGGTCACCTTTCATTAGTGGCAATATATTTCATTCCTATTTTAGTTGTTTATAGTTTTGGGAGTACAATGCATCCAAATGCAAGGATTGTAAACCTATCTTTAGCCAGTGTCACGCCTCCCATGTTAAACCCAATAATCTATGTCTTTCAAactgcagaaataaaaaaatctttgaaaaagttgttaaaagctaaaatacaaatatcACACAGAGTGCTGTAG
- the LOC101479423 gene encoding olfactory receptor 1E16-like, which produces MELFNSALGKNITFVHPAFFIIGGLTGIPNITLYYVFLFFVYIVSVVGNTVVMAVIYLDHNLRTPKYIAVFNLAFVDLFGNTALVPKVLDIFLFGHYYIPYNDCLTFLFFCYTCLSLQSFNLVALSYDRMVAIIFPLHYQVKVTHRFMFSLIASLWVFTIIAVLISVGLLTRLSFCKSVVINSYFCDHGQIYRLACNDHFPSYVIACLYPVIIFWLPLAFILLSYLYIGYTLVKVATLQEGLKAFKTCIGHLSLVAIYFIPLLTTFTLMEKIQPNARIINLSLTSVFPPMLNPIIYVLQTQEIKESLKRLLKRRGKSKITI; this is translated from the coding sequence ATGGAGTTATTCAACTCAGCTCTtggaaaaaatataacttttgtACATCCTGCATTTTTCATTATAGGTGGTTTAACTGGAATCCCAAACATAACATTATATTATGTCtttctattttttgtttatattgtttCTGTGGTGGGAAACACAGTTGTGATGGCTGTAATATACTTGGATCATAATCTGAGAACTCCAAAGTATATTGCAGTTTTTAACCTTGCATTTGTGGACCTGTTTGGTAACACTGCCCTGGTGCCAAAGGTTCTTGACATCTTTCTGTTTGGGCACTACTATATCCCCTACAACGATTGTTTAACATTCCTGTTTTTTTGCTACACTTGTCTGTCACTGCAGTCATTTAATCTGGTGGCACTCTCGTATGACAGAATGGTGGCCATCATCTTTCCACTCCACTATCAAGTAAAGGTGACCCACAGGTTCATGTTTTCTTTGATTGCCTCACTTTGGGTTTTTACTATTATTGCTGTATTAATTTCAGTTGGACTACTTACAAGACTTTCTTTCTGTAAATCTGTGGTTATTAATAGTTATTTTTGTGACCATGGTCAGATATACCGACTTGCTTGCAATGACCATTTCCCCAGCTATGTCATTGCTTGCTTGTACCCAGTGATTATATTTTGGCTTCCTCTAGCTTTTATCCTGTTAAGTTACCTTTATATTGGCTATACGCTGGTTAAAGTGGCCACACTTCAAGAAGGACTCAAGGCTTTTAAAACATGCATTGGCCATCTTTCATTAGTGGCAATCTATTTTATTCCACTGTTAACTACGTTTACTttgatggaaaaaatacaacCAAATGCTAGGATCATAAACCTGTCTTTGACTTCGGTCTTCCCTCCCATGTTGAACCCAATAATTTATGTTCTGCAAAcacaagaaataaaagaatCTTTAAAAAGGTTATTAAAAAGGCGaggaaaatccaaaataacaaTTTAA